A segment of the Candidatus Omnitrophota bacterium genome:
CCGATATCCATTTTTATTTCCTGCACTTCAGCCATTTTTTATTTCCTCCCAAATTTTCTTTACCTGGCTCGCGGTATTCTTCAAGCCTTTATTATTATCTATAACATAATCGGCCATTGTTATCTTTTTAGACAATGGGATTTGTAAAGCGATCCTTTTCAGGATCTGGCGTTGTGATAAGTTAGGCTTCTTTAATGACCTGGTTATCTGGCTTTTTTGATCCAGCTTAACCGCTATTAACTTATCTACTTTTTTCTTTAGTCCTGCCTCGATCAGCAACGGCGCATCGATCACCACCACTTTGATTTTTCTTTTATGGCTGATCCGCTCAAGACTCTTTGTTATTTTTCGGATAACCAAAGGATGAATTATGCTCTCTAATTTTTTTAAATATCTTTTATTATTAAAGACTATGCTTCCTAATTTTCCCCGGCTGATAGTCTGATTTTTATTTAAAATATTCCTGCCAAACAAAACAACGATCTGTTCCCATGCTTTTGTATCCGGCTGAATAAGACCATGGGCTATTTTATCCGCATCCAGCACCTTTGCGCCAAGACCTGCAAACATTTTTGCCGCTGTAGTCTTCCCCGTGCCCAAACTGCCTGTAAGACCAACGACCATCATTTTTAACTACCTCTTTTTATTGTTAAATTGTTAAATTGCTAAATTAAAAAGCGCTTTAGGTATCAATCTAACAATTTAGCCATTTAGCAATTTAACAATAGCTTTTATGCCTCGAACCAATTCTTCCCGGTCTTTATTTTCACCTTGATCGGAATCTTAAGCGAGATTACCCCTTCCATCTTTTCTTTTACCAGTTCCTCAATTTTTTTCAATTCATCTTTGGGGGCTTCAAAAACCAATTCATCATGAACCTGCAAGATCATTTTAGCCGATAATCCTCTTTCAGCCAGCGCGTTATCAATCTCGATCATAGCCACTTTAATCAAATCAGCGGCTGTTCCCTGAACAGGAGTATTTACAGC
Coding sequences within it:
- the coaE gene encoding dephospho-CoA kinase (Dephospho-CoA kinase (CoaE) performs the final step in coenzyme A biosynthesis.), which encodes MMVVGLTGSLGTGKTTAAKMFAGLGAKVLDADKIAHGLIQPDTKAWEQIVVLFGRNILNKNQTISRGKLGSIVFNNKRYLKKLESIIHPLVIRKITKSLERISHKRKIKVVVIDAPLLIEAGLKKKVDKLIAVKLDQKSQITRSLKKPNLSQRQILKRIALQIPLSKKITMADYVIDNNKGLKNTASQVKKIWEEIKNG